The window ATGGAGATCGTCTACGACGAGGACACCCTCGAGGGCTACATCACCCGGGCGACCCAACTCTCGCCCGAGCACCCGGTGCTCGTGGACCGCTTCCTCGAAGACGCGATCGAGATCGACGTCGACGCGCTGTGCGACGGCACCGAGGTGTACATCGGCGGCGTGATGGAGCACATCGAGGAGGCCGGCATCCACTCCGGTGACTCGGCGTGCGCGCTGCCCCCTGTGACGCTGGGCCGCAGCGACATCGAGGCGGTGCGGCGCGCGACCGAGGCGATCGCGTTCGGGGTCGGCGTGGTCGGCCTGCTCAATGTGCAGTACGCGCTCAAGGACGACGTCCTCTATGTCCTGGAGGCCAATCCGCGCGCATCGCGCACCGTCCCCTTCGTCTCCAAGGCGACCGCGGTACCGCTGGCCAAGGCGTGCGCGCGGATCATGCTGGGCGCGAGCATCGCCGAGCTCCGCGAGGAGGGCGTGCTGGCCAGGACCGGTGACGGTGCGGCGACCGCGCGCAACGCGCCCGTGGCCGTGAAGGAAGCCGTCCTTCCCTTCCACAGGTTCCGCAAGGCGGACGGCGCGCAGATCGACTCGCTGCTCGGGCCGGAGATGAAGTCCACCGGCGAGGTGATGGGCATCGCCCACGATTTCGGCAGCGCGTTCGCCAAGAGCCAGACCGCCGCCTACGGTTCGCTGCCCGCCAGCGGCACCGTGTTCGTCTCGGTCGCCAACCGCGACAAGCGGTCCCTGGTGTTCCCGGTCAAGCGGCTCGCCGACCTCGGGTTCAAGATCCTGGCCACCGAAGGCACCGCGGAGATGCTGCGGCGCAACGGAATCCCGTGTGAAGAAGTGCGCAAGCACTTTGAAGAACCCAGTGCGGACCGCCCACTGCGCTCTGCGGTCGAGGCGATCAAGGCCGGCGACGTCGACATGGTGCTCAACACCCCGTACGGCAATTCGGGGCCGCGCATCGACGGCTATGAGATCCGGTCGGCCGCGGTGTCGATGAACATTCCGTGCGTGACCACCGTGCAGGGCGCGTCGGCTGCGGTGCAGGGCATCGAGGCGGGGATCCGCGGTGACATCGGCGTGATGTCGCTGCAGGAACTGCACTCCACGCTGGGCTCGTGACCGACAGCGGGTTCGGCGAGCGCCTCGCGGTCGCGAGGGTCCGGCGGGGACCGCTGTGCCTGGGCATCGACCCGCACCCGGAGCTGCTGCGGAGCTGGAATCTGGGCGTCGACGTCGACGGTCTGTCCCGCTTCGCCGACCTGTGCGTGACGGCATTCGAGGGCTTCGCCGTCGTCAAGCCGCAGGTCGCGTTCTTCGAGGCGTACGGGTCCGCCGGCTTCGCCGTCCTGGAGCGCACCATCGCCGCGCTGCGCGCCTCGGGCGTGCTGGTCCTCGCCGACGCCAAGCGCGGGGACATCGGCACCACGATGGCCGCCTACGCCACCGCCTGGGCGGGCGACTCCCCGCTGGCCGCCGACGCCGTGACGGCCTCCCCGTACCTGGGCTTCGGATCGCTGCAGCCATTGCTCGACACGGCGCGGGAGAACGGCCGCGGGGTTTTCGTGCTGGCGGCAACCTCCAACCCCGAGGGCGCATCGGTCCAGCGCGCCGACGTGGCGGGGCGCACGGTCGCCCAGACCGTCGTCGACGCCGCGGCCGAGCTGAACCCGCCGGGGGCGCCCGGCTCGGTCGGCGTCGTCGTCGGCGCCACGTTGAGCGATCCGCCCGATGTCGGCGCGCTGAACGGTCCGGTGCTCGTTCCGGGGGTCGGCGCCCAGGGCGGACGTCCCGAAGCGCTGGCGGGCCTGGCAGGGGCCGGTCCGGGTCAACTGCTGCCGGCGGTGTCGCGGGAGGTGCTGCGATCCGGCCCGGACGTGGCTGCGCTGCGCGACGCGGCCGAGCGGATGCGCGACGCGGTCGCATACCTGACCTGATCCGTCGTTACCGCCCCGATGCCGATCCGCGACACGCCCGACACGCGATGACCAGCGAAATTCTCAGGTCCGGTGCGCCGGACGGTCTCCCGAACCGGGTCGGGTGACCCCGGGATGGGCGACGGCACTGCGCGACAGCGATCAATACCCCCGCTGTGCTGGGCGTTCGCCGTTTTCCAGCGCATCCGGCGGCCCCCGAGTCGAGCGTCGGGCCGTGCGCGCGATCGCGGCCGCCCGCGCACTACACGCTGGGCTTTTGACGCGATTACCGGGGGGTGGGGTTAGCTTTCGTCAGCGACCGTGGGTACGGTCGTCCACGCTGGCTGGTTCTGGTTTACGCCACTTCCAGCCGAGACAAATCAGATGATGGTGACGAGACGGAGGAACACCCGTGGCCCTTCCCCAGTTGACCGACGAACAGCGCGCGGCAGCGTTGGAGAAGGCTGCTGCCGCACGTCGAGCGCGAGCCGAGCTCAAAGATCGGCTCAAGCGCGGCGGCACCAACCTCAAGCAGGTCCTCACGGACGCCGAGACCGACGAGGTCCTGGGCAAGATGAAGGTCTCCGCACTTCTGGAGGCTTTGCCCAAGGTCGGCAAGGTCAAGGCCCAGGAGATCATGACCGAGCTGGAGATCGCCCCGACCCGCCGTCTGCGCGGCCTGGGCGACCGTCAGCGCAAGGCTCTGCTGGAAAAGTTCGACTTCTCGTAAAGGGAGGTCGGTGAGCGAAGGTAGGGGGCCGGACAGCGCATCCGGGGCCACGGTCCTGGTGTTGTCCGGCCCATCTGCCGTCGGGAAGTCCACCGTCGTGCGCTGCCTGCGGGAGCGCGTCGCCGATCTGTACTTCAGCGTGTCGGTGACGACGCGGGCTCCGCGGCCCGGCGAGGTCGACGGGGTGGACTACTTCTTCGTGACCCCAGAGCGGTTTCAGCAGCTCATCGACGACAACGCCCTGCTCGAATGGGCGGACATCCACGGAGGCCTGCACCGCTCCGGGACGCCCGCCGCCCCCGTGCGCGAGGCCGCGGCCGCCGGCCGCCCGGTACTGATCGAAGTCGACCTCGCCGGCGCCCGCGCGGTCAAGAAGACGATGCCCGAGGCGACGTCGGTCTTCCTCGCACCGCCGAGCTGGGAGACGCTGGAGAGCCGATTGATCGGCCGCGGCACCGAGACACCCGAGGTGATCGCCCGCCGGCTGGAGACCGCCCGGGCGGAACTGGCGGCTCAGGACGACTTCGACGAGATCGTCGTCAACAGTCAATTGGAGTCTGCCTGCGCGGAATTGGTAGCCTTGCTGGTGGCCCACGCGCCGGAACGACGCGATCAGCCCTAATTTTCAGATCTTTTTCAGGAGAACCTCTACGTGAGCACCCCGCTGACCCCTACGGCCGATTCGCGGCTCGCCGCGGCTGACATCGATCCGTCCGCCGCGAGCGCCTATGACACGCCGCTGGGCATCACCAACCCGCCCATCGACGAGCTGCTGGACCGGGCGTCGAGCAAGTATGCGCTGGTCATCTACGCCGCCAAGCGCGCGCGCCAGATCAACGACTACTACAACCAGCTCGGTGACGGCATCCTCGAATACGTGGGTCCGCTCGTCGAGCCGGGCCTGCAGGAGAAGCCGCTGTCCATCGCGATGCGGGAGATCCACGGCGACCTCCTCGAGCACACCGAGGGCGAGTAGCGCGGAGCGGTGGCTGCCAAGCGGATCATCGTCGGCGTCGCCGGTGGCATCGCCGCCTACAAGGCGGCCACGGTCGTCCGCCAGCTCACCGAAGCCGGTCATTCCGTCCGGGTCGTCCCGACCGAATCCGCGCTGAAGTTCGTCGGAGCCGCGACGTTCGAGGCTCTGTCCGGTAATCCGGTCCACACGGGCGTCTTCGAAGACGTCCACGAGGTGCCGCACGTCCGGATCGGGCAGGCCGCCGATCTCGTCGTCGTCGCCCCGGCGACGGCTGACCTGCTGGCGCGCGCCGCGGTCGGCCGTGCCGACGACCTCCTGACCGCGACCCTGCTGACCGCCCGGTGCCCGGTGCTGTACGCGCCCGCGATGCACACCGAGATGTGGCAGCACCCCGCCACGGTCGACAACGTCGCGACGCTGCGCCGGCGCGGATGCGTCGTGATGGAACCCGCCTCCGGGCGTCTGACCGGCGCGGACACCGGCCCCGGCCGACTGCCCGAGGCCGAGGAGATCACCACCGTCGCGCAACTGCTGCTCGCCCGCGGCGACGCCTTGCCCCACGATCTCGCCGGAGTCCGGGCGCTGGTCACCGCGGGTGGCACCCGCGAACCCATCGACCCCGTCCGTTTCATCGGCAACCGCAGTTCGGGCAAGCAGGGCTATGCGGTGGCACGGGTCATGGCCCAGCGCGGCGCCGACGTCACGCTGATCGCCGGCAACACCGCGGGCCTCATCGATCCGGCCGGAGTGCACGTCGTGCACGTCGGGTCGGCGACCCAGCTGCGCGATGCGGTGTCCAAACACGCCCCCGACGCCAACGTGCTGGTGATGGCCGCGGCCGTCGCGGACTTCCGTCCCGCCCACCCCGCGACCAGCAAGATCAAGAAGGGCCCCGACGCGACGACGGACCCGGCCATCGAGTTGATCCGCAACGACGACGTCCTCGCCGGTGCGGTCCGCGCCCGCGACGACGGCCAGCTGCCCAACATGGCCGCGATCGTCGGATTCGCCGCCGAAACCGGCGACGCGAACGGGGATGTGCTGTTCCACGCCCGGGCCAAGCTGACGCGCAAAGGATGCGACCTGCTGGTCGTCAACGCCGTCGGGGAGAACCGCGCCTTCGAGGTCGACCACAACGACGGCTGGCTGCTGTCGTCCGACGGATCGGAATCCGCGCTCGAACACGGGTCGAAGACGGTGATCGCCAGCCGTATTGTGGACGCGATCGCAGCCTTCCTGCACTCCGGTGCGGGGTAAGGCCACGAAAAAGCTGTCAGGATGCGCGTAAGGGTTGCGCGCGGCGGGGGGACAGGCTTGGGTGCGAGGGGCGCCCGGAGTCGCGCGGTCGCCTCGCTATAAGTTGACGTACTACCTATCTCAGGTGCGCTTGAGTGGAAGGAACCGGACGTGAGTGAAGCTCGGCTGTTTACCAGTGAGTCGGTGACCGAAGGTCATCCCGACAAGATCTGCGACGCCATCAGCGACTCGGTGCTCGACGCGTTGCTCGCGGGCGACCCGAAGTCCCGTGTCGCCGTGGAGACGCTGGTGACCACCGGACAGGTCCACGTGGTCGGTGAGGTCACCACGAACGCGAAGGAAGCCTTCGCCGACATCACCAACACCGTGCGCGAGCGCATCCTCGAGATCGGCTACGACCACTCCGACAAGGGCTTCGACGGCGAGACCTGCGGTGTCAACATCGGCATCGGACGGCAGTCGCCCGACATCGCCCAAGGCGTCGACACCGCGCACGAGACCCGCGTCGGCGGCGCGGCCGACCCGCTCGACTCGCAGGGCGCCGGCGACCAGGGCCTGATGTTCGGCTACGCGATCGCCGACACCCCCGAGCTGATGCCGCTGCCGATCGCGCTGGCCCACCGCCTCTCGCGCAAGCTGACCGAGGTCCGCAAGAACGGCACGCTGGACTACCTGCGTCCCGACGGCAAGACCCAGGTCACCGTGCAGTACGACGGCACCACCCCGGTCCGCCTGGACACCGTGGTGCTCTCCACCCAGCACGCTGACGGCATCGAGCTGGACAGCCAGCTGGAGCCGGAGATCAAGCAGCACGTCATCGACGCGGTGCTCACCGAACTCGGCCACCAGACGCTGGACACCTCGAATCCGCGGATCCTGGTCAACCCGACCGGCAAGTTCGTGCTCGGCGGCCCGATGGGTGACGCCGGTCTGACCGGCCGCAAGATCATCGTCGACACCTACGGCGGCTGGGCCCGCCACGGCGGCGGCGCCTTCTCGGGCAAGGATCCGTCGAAGGTGGACCGCTCCGCGGCGTACGCGATGCGCTGGGTGGCCAAGAATGTCGTCGCCGCCGGCCTCGCCGAGCGCGTCGAGGTCCAGGTCGCCTACGCGATCGGCAAGGCCGCACCCGTCGGGCTGTTCGTCGAGACGTTCGGCTCCGAGACCGTCGACCCGGTCAAGATTGAGAAGGCCATCGGCGAGGTGTTCGACCTGCGTCCGGGTGCGATCGTCCGCGACCTCGACCTGCTGCGCCCGATCTACGCGCCCACCGCGGCGTACGGCCACTTCGGCCGCACCGACATCGAACTGCCGTGGGAGCAGCTCAACAAGGTCGACGACCTGAAGTCAGCCGTCTAGGACACGGCGAACTCGTAGTCGTCGATCGGGAAGCTGCGGCTGCGCCAGTGCGCCTCCAGCGTGCTGGCCGGCCGCAGCGGCACGTCCCCGTGCTGATCGAAGTAGTAGCTGTTCGACAGGCGGCAGCTGTCCTGCCAGAAGATCTGGCGGTGCCGTTTGCGCATCATCTCGGCGAAGTACCGGTCGTTGGCCTCGCGGCGCACCTCCACCCGTGACGCGCCGCGCCGACCGGCCTCGGCCAGGCAGCGCACGATGTGGCGGGTCTGTGCCTCGATCAGCGCGAAGTACGAGGAGCCGACGTAGCCGTACGGCCCGAACACCGTGAAGAAGTTCGGGAAGCCCGGCACGCTCACCCCCTCGTAGGCCTGCAGCCGGTTCTCCTCCCAGAATCGGGACAGGGAACGCCCGCCCGAACCGGTCACCCGGTAGGTCGGGACGTTCTCGGTGTCGAGCACCTTGAACCCCGTCGCGAGGATCAGCACGTCGGCGTCGCGCAGCTGCCCGTCCGTGGTCGCCACGCCGGCACCGGTGATCTTGTCGATGGGTTCGGTCACCAGCTCGACGTTGTCGCGGTTGAACGTCGCCAGGTAGGTGTTGTGGAACCCCGGGCGTTTGCAGCCGACGGCGTAGCGCGGCGTCAGCTTCTCGCGCACCACCGGATCCTTCACCTGGCGACGCAGGTAGGCCAGGCCCATTCTGCTCATCCGCTTCGCCATCGGGTTCACGGTGAAGTACTGCGCCGCCAGCGGGAACGTCAGCTCCACGTAGGCCTGGCTGAGGAAGCGCTGCAGCGTCTGGCCGAACGGCAGCCGCATCATCGCCCTCGCCGTCCTCGACAGCGGGACGTCGAACTTCGGGAAACACCAGATCGGGGTGCGCTGAAAGACCGTGAGCCGCGCCACGATCGGCGCGATCTCGGGGATGACCTGAACGGCCGACGCCCCGGTGCCGATGATCGCGACGCGCTTGCCCGTGAGGTCGACGTCGTGGTCCCAGCGTGCGGTGTGGATCGTCGTGCCCGCGAAGGAGTCGACGCCCGGGATGTCGGGCAGGTTCGGCACCGTCAGGGCGCCGCCGGCGTTGATCACGAACCTGGCCGTCACCGTGCTCTGCACGCCGCCCGACTCGACGGCCAGCCGCCAGAGACCCGCGGAATCGTCGAACTCGGCGCTGCGCACGGTCGTCGCGAACCGGGTCCTCGACCGCAGCCCGTACTTGTCGAAACAGTGGTCGGCATAGGACTTGAGCTCCCTCCCCGGCGCATAGGTCCGGGACCACTCGGTGCTCTGCTCGAACGAGAACTGGTAGGAGAACGACGGAATGTCCACTGCGACACCGGGATAGGTGTTCCAGTACCACGTGCCGCCGGGCTCGTCGCCGGCCTCGACGATGAGGAAGTCCGGCATGCCGGCGCGATCGAGCTGGATGGCCGCCCCGATCCCGGAGAATCCTGCGCCGACGATGACGGTGTGGAAGTCGGGCTTGGTCATGGCGCTCCTTCGGTCAACTCACGCTAGCGCGGCACGCAAGGCCTCCAGGCCACGTTCGGTGGCCTCGGTCGCGGCCGGAACGATGCCGGCGTAGCCGAGGTAGCCGTGCACCAGCGACTCGGCGTGGTGCAGTTCGACCGGCACCCCGGCCGCGGTGAGCAGCTCCGCGTACCTGACCCCGTCGTCGCGCAGCGGGTCGTGGCCCGCCACCGCGATGTACGCCGGCGGCAGACCCGTCAGATCACCGCGGGCCGGCACCAGGGTGACGGGGGGCCCCGACGGTCCGGACAGATCGAGGTCACCGACGTACCAGCGGCTGAAACCCTTGCAGGAGGCCAGGTCGAGGATCGGCGCGTCCGCGTTCTCCCGGAACGACGGCAGTGAGGTGTCGAACGTCGTCGACGGGTACCAGAGCAGCTGGAAGCGCAAGGCGATGCCGGCGTCGCGGGCCGACTGGGCCGTCACCGCGGCGAGGTTGCCGCCGGCGGAATCCCCGGCCACCGCGACCCTGTCCGCGTCGGCGCCGATCTGGTCGGCGTTGTCGGCCACCCAGCGCGTCGCGGCCCACACGTCCTCGACGGCCGCCGGATAGGGATGTTCGGGGGCGAGGCGGTAGTCGACGGACACGACGACCGCCCCGGCGCCGGCGGCGTGCATCCGTGCCTGCCCGTCGTAGGTGTCGAGATCGCCGACCGTCCAGCCGCCGCCGTGGAGGAAGACGACGACCGGGAGCACCGACTGCTCGGTCGGAGGGCGGTAGATGCGCAGCGCGATCGGGCCCGCCGGACCGTCGATGGCACGGTCCTGCGTTTCGACGTCCGGGTGGACCGGGCTGCGCGGCAGATCCCGGAAGCGTCGGCGCGCCGCTTCCGGTCCGCCGTCGGTCGTCAGCTGGAACGGGACGGCGTCGAGAACCGTCTGCAGAACCGGATCGAGGGCAGCCATGCCCACACCGTACGCACCCCGCCACGAGCCGAGGCGATAGCTTCTGTGCATGACTCGGACGCTGTGGATCTCGGCCGCGGTCGTGGCGGCGGCCTACGGGGTGTTCCTGATCGTCGCCGCGACCCAGGTGCACGCCGGTGCGGAGCTGACCGGGCGGTTCGTCCTGCAACCGGCGGTCAAGGCCCTGGCCGCGGTGCTGCTCGCCGGGGCGGCGCTGACCCACGGTGTGGTGCGGGAACGGGTCTGGCTCGTCGGGGCGCTGCTGTTCTCGGCGGCCGGGGACTACCTGCTGGCGATGCCGTGGTGGGAACCGTCGTTCGTGCTCGGACTCGCGGCGTTCCTGGTCGCCCACCTGTGTTTCCTGGCCGCGCTGCTCCCGCTGGCCCGGCGCACCCCCGTGCGGGTCGCCGCGGTCATCGTCACCGTCCTCGCGTGTGCGGCACTGCTGGTGTGGTTCTGGCCGCGGCTGCTCGAGCAGGGGATGGCGGTGCCCGTCACCGCGTACATCGGCGTGCTCGGCGCGATGGTGTGTGTCGCGTTGCTCGCCGATCTGCCCACGCCGTGGACGGCGCTGGGCGCGGTGTGCTTCGCGGTGTCGGACGCGATGATCGGCATCAACGTCTTCGTGCTCGGGTCCGAGGCGTTGGCGGTGCCGATCTGGTGGGTGTACGCCACATCGCTGCTGCTGATCACGGCGGGACTGCTGTTCGGCAGAAGGTCGGAGCCCTCTGCTACACCTGCGCTGTGACCGGGACGACCACCGCGCGCCACGCCGCCGAACACGAGCCGATCGCCCGTGTGCTGCCGATGCTGACGGTGCCCCATCTCGACCGCGAGTTCGACTACCTGGTGCCCGCCGAGCAGTCCGACGACGCCCAGCCCGGCGTGCGGGCCAAGGTCCGCTTCCACGGCAGGCTCGTGGACGCCTTCGTCCTCGAAAGACGTTCCGACACAGATCATGTGGGCAAACTCGGGTGGCTCGACAAGATCGTCTCACCCGAGTGTGTGCTGACCCACGACGTACGGCGGCTCGTCGACGCCGTGGCCGCCCGATACGCCGGTACCCGCGCCGACGTGCTGCGGCTCGCCGTTCCACCCCGGCACGCGACCGTGGAGAAGAAGCCCCCGGTTCCGGTGGAACCGTTCACTGTCGCGCCGGTCGACACCGCCGCGTGGGCGGCCTACAGCGGCGGGGCGCAGTTCGTCTCGGCGCTGCAGGATGCCCGGGCCGCGCGTGCGGTGTGGCAGGCGCTGCCCGGCGAAACGTGGCCGCACCGGCTGGCCGAGGCGGCCGCGGTGACCGTGGGCGCCGGGCGGGGGGTGCTCGCGGTGGTTCCCGACCAGCGCGATGTCGACCTGTTGCACGCCGCCGCGATCGAGCGGGTCGACGCCGGTCGGGTCGTCGCGCTGTCGGCGGGCCTCGGCCCGGCTGAGCGGTACCGGCGGTGGCTCTCGGTTCTGCGCGGGCAGGCCCGGGTCGTCATCGGCACGCGCAGCGCGGTTTTCGCACCCGTCGCCGATCTGGGTCTGGTGTTGATGTGGGACGACGGAGACGACTCGCTCGCCGAGCCGCGGGCGCCCTACCCGCACGCCCGCGAGGTCGCGATGCTGCGGGCCCATCAGCTGCGGTGCGCGGCGATGGTCGGCGGCTACGCCCGCACGGCCGAAGCGCAGGCGCTGGTCCGCAGCGGGTGGGCGCACGACCTGACGGCGACCCGGCAGACCGTCCGCGCCCACGCGCCGCGCGTGATCGCGCTGGAGGACAGCGCCTATGCCCACGAGCGCGATGCCGCCGCCCGCACCGCGAGGTTGCCGACCGTCGCCCTCGACGCCGCCCGCTCCGCGCTGGCCGCGAACATGCCCGTCCTCGTCCAGGTGCCGCGGCGCGGATACGTGCCGGCGCTGTCGTGCGCGAAATGCCGCGCCGTCGCCCGCTGCCGACACTGCACGGGTCCGCTGTCGCTGCCGGCCCGCGACGCTCCGGGCGTGGTGTGCCGCTGGTGTGGACGCGAAGAGCTGTCGATGCGCTGCGCGCGGTGCGGATCCGACGCGATCCGCGCGGTCGTCGTCGGCGCCCGCCGTACCGCCGAGGAACTCGGCCGCGCCTTCCCCGGCGCCCAGGTGATCACCTCCGGCGGTGACGACGTCGTCGCCTCGGTGCCGCAGCGCGCCGCCGTCGTCGTCGCGACCCCGGGCGTCGAGCCGGTCGCCGACGGCGGCTACGGCGCCGCGCTGCTGCTCGACAGTTGGGCACTGCTGGGCCGCCAGGATCTGCGCGCCGCCGAGGACACCCTGCGACGCTGGATGGCGGCGTCGGCGATGGTCCGCAGCCGTGCCGACGGGGGTGTGGTCGCGGTGGTGGCCGAATCCGCGATCCCGACGGTGCAGGCGCTGATCCGCTGGGACCCGGTCGGTCACGCGGAGGCCGAACTCGACGGTCGCACCGAGGTCGGGTTGCCGCCGGCGACGCACATGGCCGCCCTCGACGGTGTCCCGGCTGCGGTCGACGCGCTGCTGCACGCGGCCGCACTGCCCGACGGCGCGGAGGTGCTCGGGCCGGTCGACCTACCCGTCGGCGCGCGCCGCCCGGCCGGCATCGCCGTGGATGTGACGGTGAGCCGGATGCTGGTACGGGTGCCGCGTGACGGCGGCCTGGAGCTGGCCGCGGCGCTGCGACGCGCGACGGTGGTGCAGAGTGCACGCCACGATCACGAGCCAGTCCGCGTCCAGATCGACCCGTTGCACATAGGGTGATGCCCATGACGGCGGGGCGGGTGCTCAAGGCGCTGATTCCGTTGATCTTGATCGCGTTCGGGGTGCTGTGGCCGGTGGTCTTCGACGGCGGGTCCGGCGACCCCACCGACATCGACGACCCGGTCGTGATCAGCCACTACGACGTGAACATGGCCATCGCCGCCGACGGCACGATGACCGCGGTCGAGACCATCACGACGGAGTTCTACAGCACCGACCGCCACGGCATCTTCCGGTACTGGGACGTGGCCAACCAGAACGACCCCCACCTGCGCCAGAAGCCCGAGATCCAGTCGATCCTGCTCGACGGCCGACCGGTCACCTACCAGATGCTCTGGGAGGACGCCGGTCGCTTCCGGGTGGCCAAAATCGGCGACGCCGATCGCTATCTCAGCGACGGCACCCACGTCTTCGAGATCCGCTACACCATCCCCAGTGTCCTCGACCCCGGCGATGTCGGCGCCGACCGTCAGTTCGCCGAGACGGTCGGCGGGGGAACACCATCTGAAAGCGTCTTCTTCTGGAACGTGATCGCCCCCGCCTGGAACAACCGCATCGAACGCGCCGACGTCACGCTGACCCTGCCGGGCGGGGCCGGCGCCGCACAGTGCTCGGTCGGATTCGGTGTCGGACGCGCATGCGACGGCCTGACCGTCGACGGCAACCGCGTCCGGTTCAGCGCACAGGACCTGCCGCCGCGCACCCCGGTGACGGTGCGCGCCGGCGTGGACGTGCCCACCCCGCCGCGCGCCACCCTGCCCTGGCCCTACACCTGGGACCGTGTGCTCGGACAGTCCGTCAGCGGTGCGGTGGGGGTCGGCGCGCTGGCGGTACTGCTCGGTGCCATCGCGCTGCTGTGGTTCCGCAGCGTGCTGGAGAAGCCGCCGGGCTTCCCGCTGCAGTACGCACCTCCGCCGGGGCTGGGCCCGGTGCAGGCCGAATACATCCGCACGGAGTCGGTGTCCAAGCACGGGCTCACCGCCACCCTGTTCTATC is drawn from Mycolicibacterium gilvum and contains these coding sequences:
- a CDS encoding primosomal protein N'; the encoded protein is MLTVPHLDREFDYLVPAEQSDDAQPGVRAKVRFHGRLVDAFVLERRSDTDHVGKLGWLDKIVSPECVLTHDVRRLVDAVAARYAGTRADVLRLAVPPRHATVEKKPPVPVEPFTVAPVDTAAWAAYSGGAQFVSALQDARAARAVWQALPGETWPHRLAEAAAVTVGAGRGVLAVVPDQRDVDLLHAAAIERVDAGRVVALSAGLGPAERYRRWLSVLRGQARVVIGTRSAVFAPVADLGLVLMWDDGDDSLAEPRAPYPHAREVAMLRAHQLRCAAMVGGYARTAEAQALVRSGWAHDLTATRQTVRAHAPRVIALEDSAYAHERDAAARTARLPTVALDAARSALAANMPVLVQVPRRGYVPALSCAKCRAVARCRHCTGPLSLPARDAPGVVCRWCGREELSMRCARCGSDAIRAVVVGARRTAEELGRAFPGAQVITSGGDDVVASVPQRAAVVVATPGVEPVADGGYGAALLLDSWALLGRQDLRAAEDTLRRWMAASAMVRSRADGGVVAVVAESAIPTVQALIRWDPVGHAEAELDGRTEVGLPPATHMAALDGVPAAVDALLHAAALPDGAEVLGPVDLPVGARRPAGIAVDVTVSRMLVRVPRDGGLELAAALRRATVVQSARHDHEPVRVQIDPLHIG
- a CDS encoding DUF2207 domain-containing protein; the encoded protein is MTAGRVLKALIPLILIAFGVLWPVVFDGGSGDPTDIDDPVVISHYDVNMAIAADGTMTAVETITTEFYSTDRHGIFRYWDVANQNDPHLRQKPEIQSILLDGRPVTYQMLWEDAGRFRVAKIGDADRYLSDGTHVFEIRYTIPSVLDPGDVGADRQFAETVGGGTPSESVFFWNVIAPAWNNRIERADVTLTLPGGAGAAQCSVGFGVGRACDGLTVDGNRVRFSAQDLPPRTPVTVRAGVDVPTPPRATLPWPYTWDRVLGQSVSGAVGVGALAVLLGAIALLWFRSVLEKPPGFPLQYAPPPGLGPVQAEYIRTESVSKHGLTATLFYLAEQDLIRLRQVNDTHWKITSTAEPGRWGDIDPVSVAVASRLKIINRGSEFEAKKTAKSGEKLNKAKTDMAKAVESWALDTGLMVPRKKELWLRAANAVAFILMVCAFFRWGFPATMWAVPFAVFFLLSAGSWRDGVGTRRTAAGRDLWSRVGGFHRLLSTDSAESRFDFSARKDLYIAYVPFAVAAGVAAVWAQKYQDYTGSVAPQPEWYGSSHSSSSGTAFSGGAGGGDFDSFESALSSSIGAYTASQASSSSSGGGSSFSSGGGGGGGGGGGGGSW